A stretch of DNA from Cupriavidus taiwanensis:
TCCAGCGACAGCTCGGGCGTGGCGAACACGCTCCACACCACATACGGCCGGTGCAGGTTGGCGTAGCGCCGATAACTACCGTTGTCGGGCAGCTTCAGCTCGCGCGAGGCAAAGTCGCGCATGCGGCCGGCCAGCGCCAGGCGCTGGGCCAGGCGCGCATCCTTGGCATCGTGCGCGCTGGCGATGGCGTCGGTCAGCGGCTGCGCCTGCGCCATCACGCCGAGATGGCCGCCGATCGACTGCGCGTAGTAGCCAACCGCCTCGCATCCCGCCGTCAGCAGCACCAGGGCCGACAGCGCCGCCGCCCCCACGAGTGCCGCCCAGCCGCGGCGGCCGCGCGGGCGCGTCATGCCGCCTCGACTGCCCCTTGCGCGCAGGCTTCGACCTGCACCAGGCAGTCGTAGAACACCGGCGCCCGGCCCAGGTCGGTCAGGCGCTGGCTGGTCAGCTCATTGGCGTTCTTGCCGTCGGGCGCGAGCTTCTTCCACCAGATCGACAGCCCTACCACCAGGCCGCGCCGGGCGCGATCGGTGACGCGCGCGCGCGCCACCATGCTGCCGCGGTCATTGAAGGCGCGCACCAGCGCGCCGTGCACGATGCCGCGCTCGGCGGCGTCGGCCGGATGGATGTCCAGGTGCGGCTCGCCCTCGGTGGCGCGCAGGCTGTCGACGTTGACGAACGAGCTGTTGAGGAAGTTGCGCGCCGGCGGCGAGATCATCGCCAGCGGATAGCGCGCGGCCAGTTCAGGCGCGGTCTGCGGCGCTTCGTACTGCGGCACGTAGTCCGGCAGCGGGTCGAAGCCGTCGCGCGCCATCGGCTCGGAATAAAACTGGCACTTGCCCGATGGCGTGGGGAAACCGCCCTCGGCGAACGGCGCTGCCGGCAGCGCCAGCTTCTGCCAGCCCTGCGCTTTCAGCGAATCCCAGCTGATGCCGGCAGCGCGCGCATCGTCCGGCAGGATCGCCTGCGCGGCAATGGTCTCGTCGCTGTCGGCAAAGCAGGCGTCGTTAAAGCCCATGCGCTGCGCCAGCCGGCGGAAGATCTCGGTATTGGGCAGGGCCTCGCCCAGCGGCGCGATGGCCGCGTTGTTGGCCAGGAAATAGGTATGGCCGTAGGCCTTGTGCACGTCGGTGTGCTCGAGCTGCGTGGTCGCCGGCAGGATGATGTCGGCGTAGTCGGCGGTGTCGGTGCGGAAGTGCTCCAGCACCACCGTGAACAGGTCCTCGCGCGCGAAGCCGGCGGCGACCTTGCCGGATTCCGGCGCCACCGCCACCGGGTTGCTGTTGTAGACCACCAGCGCCTCGATGCGCGGCGCGCCGGGAGCGGCTTCTGCCAGCAGGGCATCGCCGATGGTGCTCATGTTGACCAGGCGCGGCAGTTGCTGCGGCCAGCCCGGCAGCAGGTCCGGGCGCTGCAGCGCCGCCTCGTTGACCGGGAAGAAGCCGGAGGTCGACAGCTGCAGCCCACCCGCCGGATCGCGCCACGCGCCCACCAGCGACGGCAGGCACGCCACCGCGCGCACCGCCTGGCCGCCGCCGTGCACGCGCTGCATGCCGTAGTTCAGGCGGATCGCCACCGGCTGGCGCTCGCGCACCGCCAGTTGGCCGTAGAGCCCGGCCAGCCATTCGATGTCCTCGACCGGGATGCCGCAGATCCCGGCGGCGCGCGCCGGGCTATAGGCCTGCGCCCGCTCGC
This window harbors:
- a CDS encoding molybdopterin-containing oxidoreductase family protein produces the protein MASRIVRAACPHDCPDTCALLVTVEGGRAVKVAGDPDHPGTQGVLCTKVSRYTERTYHPDRLLTPMKRIGRKGEGKFAPISWDEALDTIATRLQAIAARDPQAIVPYSYAGTMGLVQGESMAARFFNKLGASRLDRTICASAGATALRYTYGASVGMDMEHVVDAKLVIIWGGNPIASNLHFWTRAQEAKRRGATLVAIDPYRSLSAEKCHRHIAPMPGTDGALALAMIHVLIRDGLLDHDYIERHTVGFEALRERAQAYSPARAAGICGIPVEDIEWLAGLYGQLAVRERQPVAIRLNYGMQRVHGGGQAVRAVACLPSLVGAWRDPAGGLQLSTSGFFPVNEAALQRPDLLPGWPQQLPRLVNMSTIGDALLAEAAPGAPRIEALVVYNSNPVAVAPESGKVAAGFAREDLFTVVLEHFRTDTADYADIILPATTQLEHTDVHKAYGHTYFLANNAAIAPLGEALPNTEIFRRLAQRMGFNDACFADSDETIAAQAILPDDARAAGISWDSLKAQGWQKLALPAAPFAEGGFPTPSGKCQFYSEPMARDGFDPLPDYVPQYEAPQTAPELAARYPLAMISPPARNFLNSSFVNVDSLRATEGEPHLDIHPADAAERGIVHGALVRAFNDRGSMVARARVTDRARRGLVVGLSIWWKKLAPDGKNANELTSQRLTDLGRAPVFYDCLVQVEACAQGAVEAA